The Streptomyces camelliae genome window below encodes:
- a CDS encoding aldehyde dehydrogenase family protein translates to MRAERLFVGGRWVEPDGGHYPVTDPATEETVGRAPEASPDQARAACAAAREAFGVWSRTRPEERAAVLARAAGIIRDRLGPYAELARAETGATTATARAMQVGVAAARFRRYASVEPAEWPVAPQINEAGPMGRAGVMGALAVRQPVGVVACITSYNNPWANPAGKIAPALAMGNTVVVKPAPQDPLSVYRMAEALEEAGVPPGVVNVVSGRDVGVGEAVVASADVDMVSFTGSTAVGRRIAEVCGRDMKRQLMELGGKGAALVFDDADLASAVAGIGTTFSFYSGQICTAPTRVLAQRAVYDRLVEQLARYARRLKVGDPSAPDTVVGPVISAEHRARVESYVELGRKEGATVVTGGERPPLERGFYVAPTLLADCANDMRVAREEIFGPVVVVVPFDDEEEGIALADDSDYGLIDYVWSADVARAFRVARRLRAGGVGINTVGRNMEAPFGGFKRSGVGRDVGSYALHAYSEVQAIVWPG, encoded by the coding sequence GTGAGGGCGGAGCGGCTGTTCGTCGGTGGGCGGTGGGTGGAGCCGGACGGTGGGCACTATCCGGTGACCGACCCGGCCACCGAGGAGACCGTCGGCCGGGCGCCGGAGGCCTCGCCGGACCAGGCGCGGGCGGCGTGCGCGGCGGCCCGGGAGGCGTTCGGGGTGTGGTCGCGGACCCGGCCGGAGGAGCGGGCGGCGGTGCTGGCGCGGGCGGCGGGGATCATCCGCGACCGGCTGGGGCCGTACGCCGAGCTGGCCAGGGCGGAGACCGGGGCGACCACCGCGACCGCGCGGGCGATGCAGGTCGGGGTGGCCGCCGCCCGGTTCCGCCGGTACGCGAGCGTGGAGCCCGCCGAGTGGCCGGTCGCCCCGCAGATCAACGAGGCCGGGCCGATGGGCAGGGCGGGCGTGATGGGCGCCCTGGCGGTACGGCAGCCCGTCGGCGTCGTCGCCTGCATCACGTCCTACAACAACCCGTGGGCCAACCCGGCGGGCAAGATCGCCCCGGCGCTGGCCATGGGCAACACGGTGGTGGTGAAACCGGCCCCGCAGGATCCGCTGTCCGTCTACCGGATGGCCGAGGCGCTGGAGGAGGCCGGGGTGCCGCCGGGCGTGGTGAACGTGGTCTCGGGGCGGGACGTCGGCGTGGGCGAGGCGGTCGTCGCCAGCGCGGACGTGGACATGGTGAGCTTCACCGGGTCCACGGCCGTCGGCCGGCGTATCGCCGAGGTGTGCGGGCGGGACATGAAACGCCAGCTGATGGAGCTGGGCGGCAAGGGGGCTGCGCTCGTCTTCGACGACGCCGACCTGGCCTCCGCCGTCGCCGGCATCGGCACGACCTTCTCCTTCTACAGCGGGCAGATCTGCACGGCACCGACGCGGGTGCTGGCGCAGCGGGCCGTGTACGACCGCCTGGTCGAGCAACTGGCCAGATACGCCCGCCGGTTGAAGGTCGGCGATCCGTCCGCCCCGGACACGGTGGTCGGGCCGGTGATCTCGGCGGAGCACCGGGCGCGGGTCGAGTCGTACGTCGAACTGGGCCGCAAGGAGGGCGCGACGGTCGTCACCGGCGGTGAACGTCCGCCGCTGGAGCGGGGGTTCTACGTCGCCCCGACCCTGCTCGCCGACTGCGCCAACGACATGCGGGTGGCCCGGGAGGAGATCTTCGGGCCGGTCGTCGTGGTCGTCCCCTTCGACGACGAGGAGGAAGGGATCGCCCTCGCCGACGACTCCGACTACGGCCTGATCGACTACGTCTGGTCTGCCGACGTGGCCAGGGCCTTCCGGGTGGCCCGGCGGCTGCGCGCGGGCGGGGTCGGCATCAACACGGTGGGGCGGAACATGGAGGCCCCGTTCGGCGGGTTCAAGAGGAGCGGGGTGGGCCGGGACGTGGGCTCGTACGCCCTGCACGCCTACAGCGAGGTGCAGGCCATCGTGTGGCCGGGGTGA
- a CDS encoding nitroreductase family deazaflavin-dependent oxidoreductase yields MSGSSDLKHRLVTAFQRHLANPLNRRLPFQILLETTGRTSGLPRQTPVGGRRVGGSFWLVSEFGHKSQYVRNIQADPRVRVRIAGRWHHGTAHLLPDDDPVTRLRALPRFNSAAVRAFGTDLLTVRVDLED; encoded by the coding sequence ATGTCAGGCAGCAGCGACCTCAAGCACCGCCTCGTGACCGCCTTCCAGCGGCACCTCGCCAATCCGCTCAACCGGCGGCTGCCGTTCCAGATCCTCCTGGAGACCACCGGCCGCACCTCGGGCCTGCCCCGGCAGACCCCGGTCGGCGGCCGCCGGGTCGGCGGGTCCTTCTGGCTGGTCTCCGAGTTCGGCCACAAGTCGCAGTACGTCCGCAACATCCAGGCCGACCCCCGCGTCCGTGTCCGCATCGCCGGCCGCTGGCATCACGGCACCGCCCACCTCCTCCCCGACGACGACCCCGTGACCCGCTTGCGTGCCCTGCCCCGCTTCAACAGCGCGGCGGTACGGGCGTTCGGCACGGATCTGCTGACGGTGCGGGTGGATCTGGAGGACTGA